The following proteins are encoded in a genomic region of Burkholderia pyrrocinia:
- the alc gene encoding allantoicase, whose translation MAAPILDPNAPAFTRRYMNLADPRLGAQALFASDEFFAPKERMLNPEPAVFIPGKYDDHGKWMDGWETRRKRTTGHDFCVVRLARPGVIHGVDLDTSHFTGNFPPAASIDACVADGDTPSDDAEWRTIVPATTLQGNSHHYVSVDDAQPVTHLRVNLYPDGGLARLRVYGQPQRDWRHVPAGELVDLAAIENGGYLVAANNQHFGPASQMLMPGRGANMGDGWETRRRREPGNDWAIVALARPGIIRRVEVDTAFFKGNFPDRCSLQAARVAGGTDDSLVTQAMFWAELLGEQKLSMDHVHTFDQLAALGPVTHVRFNIFPDGGVSRLRLWGEPA comes from the coding sequence ATGGCAGCCCCCATTCTCGATCCGAACGCGCCGGCGTTTACGCGGCGCTACATGAACCTCGCCGACCCGCGCCTTGGCGCGCAGGCGCTCTTCGCCAGCGACGAATTCTTCGCGCCGAAGGAGCGCATGCTGAATCCCGAGCCGGCCGTGTTCATTCCCGGCAAGTACGACGACCACGGCAAGTGGATGGACGGCTGGGAAACGCGCCGCAAGCGCACGACCGGCCACGACTTCTGCGTGGTCCGGCTCGCGCGGCCGGGCGTGATCCACGGCGTCGATCTCGATACGAGCCACTTCACCGGCAACTTCCCGCCGGCCGCGTCGATCGACGCGTGCGTCGCCGACGGCGACACGCCGTCCGACGACGCCGAGTGGCGCACGATCGTCCCCGCGACGACGCTGCAGGGCAATTCGCATCACTACGTGAGCGTCGACGACGCGCAGCCGGTCACGCACCTGCGCGTGAACCTGTATCCGGACGGCGGGCTGGCGCGGCTGCGCGTATACGGCCAGCCGCAGCGCGACTGGCGCCACGTGCCGGCCGGCGAACTCGTCGATCTCGCGGCGATCGAGAACGGCGGCTATCTGGTGGCCGCGAACAACCAGCACTTCGGCCCGGCATCGCAGATGCTGATGCCGGGACGCGGCGCGAACATGGGCGACGGCTGGGAAACGCGGCGGCGCCGCGAGCCCGGCAACGACTGGGCGATCGTCGCGCTCGCGCGGCCGGGCATCATCCGGCGCGTCGAGGTCGATACGGCGTTCTTCAAGGGCAATTTCCCCGACCGCTGCTCGCTGCAGGCCGCGCGGGTCGCGGGCGGCACCGACGATTCGCTCGTCACGCAGGCGATGTTCTGGGCCGAACTGCTCGGCGAGCAGAAGCTGTCGATGGACCATGTCCATACGTTCGACCAGCTCGCGGCGCTCGGCCCCGTCACGCATGTGCGTTTCAACATCTTCCCGGACGGCGGCGTGTCGCGCCTGCGTCTGTGGGGCGAGCCGGCTTGA
- a CDS encoding outer membrane protein assembly factor BamE, which yields MRSAIIAAAAVAALAGCSSYDSVTQRIAQSITPYRITVVQGNFVSQEKAAQLQAGMTREQVRALIGTPLLADMFHADRWDYLFYFKRGSTSIVQQRDLVLTFSGDRLVSWTGADNLPSELDLLADIDGDRGGRKAKAAAAAKAASEAAAASAAQAASAAAPEAVASPSVVPASGAVVDQDANAQAARAANRATNQVSGQGSNARRFAPSTQASGGAPVPGGQPPGAAPAIQPQFQFHRPPQPNVSNETSPPVGPQGSDTLQNQPLTVPAQPQ from the coding sequence ATGCGGAGTGCCATCATCGCTGCCGCCGCCGTTGCCGCGCTGGCTGGTTGTTCGTCGTACGACAGCGTGACGCAGCGCATCGCGCAGAGCATCACGCCCTATCGGATCACCGTCGTGCAGGGCAACTTCGTGTCGCAGGAGAAAGCCGCGCAGCTGCAGGCCGGAATGACGCGCGAGCAGGTCCGCGCGCTGATCGGCACGCCGCTGCTCGCGGACATGTTCCACGCCGATCGCTGGGATTACCTCTTCTACTTCAAGCGCGGCTCGACGTCGATCGTCCAGCAGCGCGACCTCGTGCTGACCTTCTCGGGTGACCGCCTCGTGAGCTGGACGGGCGCCGACAACCTGCCTTCCGAGCTCGACCTGCTGGCCGACATCGACGGCGACCGTGGTGGCAGGAAGGCGAAGGCGGCCGCGGCGGCGAAGGCCGCTTCCGAGGCTGCTGCCGCGAGCGCCGCGCAAGCGGCGAGCGCGGCTGCGCCGGAGGCCGTCGCAAGCCCGTCCGTCGTGCCGGCGTCCGGCGCGGTGGTCGACCAGGATGCGAACGCGCAGGCCGCACGCGCGGCGAACCGCGCGACCAACCAGGTGTCGGGTCAGGGGTCGAACGCACGCCGGTTCGCGCCGTCCACGCAGGCTTCCGGCGGCGCGCCGGTGCCGGGCGGCCAGCCGCCGGGCGCGGCGCCGGCGATCCAGCCGCAATTCCAGTTCCATCGTCCGCCGCAGCCGAACGTGTCGAACGAGACGTCGCCGCCGGTCGGCCCGCAAGGCTCGGACACGCTGCAGAACCAGCCGCTCACCGTGCCGGCCCAGCCGCAGTAA
- a CDS encoding L-idonate 5-dehydrogenase, with protein MRMRCMCVVIHGPNDLRLEEQDAGEIGPGQVRVDVAMGGICGSDLHYFRHGGFGAIRLQQPMVLGHEVAGTVAAVAPGVTSVQVGDRVAVNPSRPCGACRYCLEGLPNQCLDMRFYGSAMRMPHVQGAFRNALVCDAAQCVTVADHVPLSLAALAEPFAVGLHAVSRAGPLIGKRVLVSGCGPIGVLAVAAARVHGAAEIVATDILDAPLDVARALGADRTINAATDAGWVARYGADKGTFDVMIECSGNARALRDGLDVMRPRGVVVQLGLGGDVSLPQNVVVAKELSICGSFRFHAEFALAVQLINAGRVDLRPAVTRVFPMRDANLAFELAGDRQRAMKVLIDFAGEAA; from the coding sequence ATGCGTATGCGTTGCATGTGTGTCGTGATCCACGGGCCGAACGACCTGCGGCTCGAAGAGCAGGACGCGGGCGAGATCGGCCCGGGCCAGGTGCGCGTCGATGTCGCGATGGGCGGCATCTGCGGCTCCGACCTGCATTACTTCCGGCATGGCGGCTTCGGCGCGATCCGGCTGCAGCAGCCGATGGTGCTCGGCCACGAGGTTGCCGGCACGGTCGCGGCGGTCGCGCCGGGCGTGACCTCGGTGCAGGTCGGCGACCGCGTCGCGGTCAATCCGAGCCGGCCGTGCGGCGCGTGCCGCTACTGCCTCGAAGGCCTGCCGAACCAGTGTCTCGACATGCGCTTCTACGGCAGCGCGATGCGGATGCCGCACGTGCAGGGCGCGTTTCGCAATGCGCTCGTGTGCGACGCGGCGCAGTGTGTGACGGTCGCCGATCACGTGCCGCTGTCGCTCGCGGCGCTCGCCGAGCCGTTCGCGGTCGGGCTGCATGCGGTGTCGCGCGCGGGCCCGCTGATCGGCAAGCGCGTGCTCGTGTCGGGGTGCGGGCCGATCGGCGTGCTTGCGGTCGCGGCGGCGCGCGTGCACGGCGCGGCGGAGATCGTCGCGACCGACATCCTCGATGCGCCGCTGGACGTTGCCCGCGCGCTCGGCGCCGACCGCACGATCAATGCGGCGACCGATGCCGGATGGGTCGCGCGCTACGGCGCCGACAAGGGCACGTTCGACGTGATGATCGAGTGTTCGGGCAATGCGCGCGCGCTGCGCGACGGGCTGGACGTGATGCGTCCGCGCGGTGTCGTCGTGCAGCTCGGGCTCGGCGGCGACGTCAGCCTGCCGCAGAACGTCGTGGTCGCGAAGGAGTTGTCGATCTGCGGATCGTTCCGCTTCCATGCGGAATTCGCGCTCGCGGTGCAGCTGATCAACGCGGGGCGCGTCGACCTGCGGCCGGCCGTGACGCGCGTGTTCCCGATGCGCGACGCGAACCTGGCGTTCGAACTGGCCGGCGACCGGCAGCGCGCGATGAAGGTGCTGATCGATTTCGCGGGCGAGGCCGCCTGA
- the fur gene encoding ferric iron uptake transcriptional regulator — MTNPTDLKNIGLKATLPRLKILEIFQQSPVRHLTAEDVYRNLLNEQLDIGLATVYRVLTQFEQAGLLTRSNFESGKAVFELNEGSHHDHLVCLDCGRVEEFFDAEIEGRQQSIAKERGFRLQEHSLAMYGSCTTENCPHRKH; from the coding sequence ATGACCAATCCGACGGATCTCAAGAATATCGGGCTAAAGGCCACCCTACCGCGCCTCAAGATTCTCGAGATCTTCCAGCAAAGCCCGGTGCGCCACCTGACGGCCGAAGACGTCTACCGGAACCTGCTCAACGAGCAGCTCGACATCGGGCTCGCCACCGTCTACCGCGTGCTCACGCAGTTCGAGCAGGCCGGCCTGCTCACGCGCAGCAACTTCGAATCCGGCAAGGCCGTGTTCGAACTGAACGAAGGCTCGCACCACGACCACCTCGTGTGCCTCGATTGCGGCCGCGTCGAGGAATTCTTCGACGCCGAGATCGAGGGCCGCCAGCAGTCGATCGCGAAGGAGCGCGGCTTCCGGCTCCAGGAGCACTCGCTCGCGATGTACGGTTCCTGCACGACCGAGAACTGCCCGCACCGCAAGCACTGA
- a CDS encoding ExbD/TolR family protein, with product MAFGGLEHHKTSAPMAEINMTPLIDVMLVLLVIFIITAPLMTHAIRLDLPKVAASVARDMPQSITLSIDDAGKLYWDDAPVALDALPRRFRAAAASGAPPELRLRASRATRYDVIAQVMGAAQAAGLTRIGFVTDMPSQAGAAAPAAAGAKP from the coding sequence ATGGCATTCGGCGGGCTCGAGCACCACAAGACGTCCGCGCCGATGGCGGAGATCAACATGACGCCGCTGATCGACGTGATGCTCGTGCTGCTCGTCATTTTCATCATTACCGCGCCGCTGATGACGCACGCGATCCGGCTCGACCTGCCGAAGGTCGCGGCCAGCGTCGCGCGCGACATGCCGCAGTCCATCACGCTGTCGATCGACGATGCGGGCAAGCTGTACTGGGACGACGCACCCGTGGCGCTCGACGCGCTGCCCCGGCGCTTCCGGGCCGCCGCCGCGAGCGGCGCGCCGCCCGAGCTGCGGCTGCGCGCGTCGCGCGCGACCCGCTACGACGTGATCGCGCAGGTGATGGGCGCCGCGCAGGCCGCGGGCCTCACGCGGATCGGCTTCGTGACCGACATGCCGTCGCAGGCGGGCGCTGCCGCGCCGGCCGCCGCCGGCGCGAAGCCCTGA
- the cynR gene encoding transcriptional regulator CynR: MLLRHIRYFLAVAEQRSFTRAADALHVSQPTLSQQVRQLEETLGVQLFDRSGRTVQLTEFGEVYARHARAALHELDTGQRALHDVADLGSGSLRLAMMPTFAAYLSGSLIDAFHADYPNVALTIDAMPQERIEALLADDRLDAGFAFVPPRAPDIDALPLWDEPLALVTGRTHRLARRRRALTPAELGGEPLVLLSRAFATRESIDRYFIEHGAQPKIAIETNTISAVLELVRCGRLATVLPDAVARESGDLCALEIDPPLPTRTAALLTRKGAYRSVAARAFIERALAYRDPSGG; this comes from the coding sequence ATGCTTCTCCGCCATATCCGCTATTTCCTGGCCGTCGCCGAGCAGCGCAGTTTCACGCGCGCGGCCGACGCGCTGCACGTGTCGCAGCCAACGCTGTCGCAGCAGGTCCGCCAGCTCGAGGAAACGCTCGGCGTGCAGCTGTTCGATCGCTCGGGCCGCACGGTGCAGCTCACCGAATTCGGCGAGGTCTATGCGCGTCACGCGCGTGCCGCGCTGCACGAGCTCGACACGGGCCAGCGCGCGCTGCACGACGTCGCCGATCTCGGCAGCGGGTCGCTGCGGCTCGCGATGATGCCGACCTTTGCGGCCTACCTGAGCGGCTCGCTGATCGATGCGTTCCATGCCGATTATCCGAACGTCGCGCTGACGATCGACGCGATGCCGCAGGAGCGCATCGAGGCGCTGCTCGCCGACGACCGGCTCGACGCGGGCTTCGCGTTCGTGCCGCCGCGCGCGCCGGACATCGACGCGCTGCCGCTGTGGGACGAGCCGCTCGCGCTCGTGACGGGGCGCACGCATCGGCTCGCGCGGCGCCGCCGCGCGCTGACGCCGGCCGAACTCGGCGGCGAGCCGCTGGTGCTGCTGAGCCGCGCGTTCGCGACGCGCGAGAGCATCGACCGGTATTTCATCGAGCATGGCGCGCAGCCGAAGATCGCGATCGAAACGAATACGATCAGCGCGGTGCTGGAGCTCGTGCGATGCGGCCGGCTCGCGACGGTGCTGCCCGACGCGGTCGCGCGCGAGAGCGGCGATCTGTGCGCGCTGGAGATCGATCCGCCGCTGCCGACGCGCACGGCCGCGCTGCTGACGCGCAAGGGCGCCTATCGCAGCGTCGCGGCGCGCGCGTTCATCGAGCGCGCGCTTGCGTATCGCGATCCGTCGGGAGGTTGA
- a CDS encoding ureidoglycolate lyase — MSGPHILRVERLTREAFAPFGDVIALEGARHFPINGGTTERFHDLATIDVCADGGRPLVSVFRAQPRALPVAVTLMERHPHGSQAFIPLAAVSRYAIVVAPAGEFRPDAMRAFLAEGWQGVNYAKGVWHHPLLALDAVSDFVIVDRGGPQPNCDEIPLDRAWALEFEPACASEA, encoded by the coding sequence ATGAGCGGACCACACATCCTGCGCGTCGAGCGTCTGACCCGCGAAGCGTTCGCGCCGTTCGGCGACGTGATCGCGCTCGAAGGCGCGCGGCATTTCCCGATCAATGGCGGTACGACCGAGCGTTTCCACGATCTCGCGACGATCGACGTCTGCGCGGACGGCGGCCGGCCGCTCGTCAGCGTGTTTCGCGCGCAGCCGCGCGCGCTGCCGGTCGCGGTCACGCTGATGGAGCGCCATCCGCACGGCAGCCAGGCTTTCATCCCGCTCGCGGCCGTGTCGCGCTACGCGATCGTCGTCGCGCCGGCCGGCGAATTCCGGCCCGACGCGATGCGCGCGTTCCTGGCCGAAGGCTGGCAGGGCGTGAATTACGCGAAGGGCGTCTGGCACCATCCGCTGCTCGCGCTCGACGCGGTCAGCGATTTCGTGATCGTCGATCGCGGCGGCCCGCAGCCGAACTGCGACGAGATCCCGCTCGACCGCGCGTGGGCGCTCGAGTTCGAGCCAGCCTGCGCGAGCGAGGCCTGA
- a CDS encoding C4-dicarboxylate transporter DctA produces the protein MSKFLNSLFGRVVVALILGVALGAFFPHFAESLRPLGDGFLKLIKMVIGPIVFCVVVSGMANAGDLKKVGRVGLKAIVYFEVMTTLALGIGLILAWLTRPGVGMNIDLRSLDASSLASYAKNAESLKDTAGYLMKIIPETAIDAFAKGDILQILVFAVLFGSALSLLGDKAQRVNSLIEELSHVFFRIIGFIIKLAPLGVLGAIAFTTGKYGVSSLKQLGYLVAVFYLSCFVFVAVVLGAVMRLAGFSVFKLIRYLREELSIVLGTASSDAVLPQVMRKLEYMGIKDSTVGLVIPTGYSFNLDGFSIYLTLAVLFIAQATNTPLSTHDLIVVLLVSLVTSKGAHGIPGSAIVILAATLSAIPAIPVLGLVLILPVDWFVGIARAVTNLIGNCVATVVVAVWENDIDRARAKRVLNRELRYVPAEEEGNAAPIAGDQAHAL, from the coding sequence GTGTCGAAATTCCTCAATTCGCTGTTTGGCCGAGTAGTTGTCGCATTGATCCTGGGGGTCGCGCTAGGCGCGTTCTTCCCGCATTTCGCCGAGTCGTTGCGACCGCTCGGCGATGGCTTCCTGAAGCTCATCAAGATGGTCATCGGTCCGATCGTGTTCTGCGTCGTGGTCAGCGGGATGGCCAACGCGGGCGACCTGAAGAAGGTCGGCCGGGTCGGCCTGAAGGCCATCGTCTACTTCGAGGTGATGACGACGCTCGCGCTCGGCATCGGCCTTATCCTCGCGTGGCTCACGCGCCCGGGCGTCGGGATGAACATCGACCTGCGCTCGCTCGACGCGTCGTCGCTCGCGTCTTACGCGAAGAACGCCGAAAGCCTGAAGGACACGGCCGGCTACCTGATGAAGATCATCCCCGAGACCGCGATCGACGCGTTCGCGAAGGGCGACATCCTGCAGATCCTCGTGTTCGCGGTGCTGTTCGGTTCCGCGCTGTCGCTGCTCGGCGACAAGGCGCAGCGCGTCAACTCGCTGATCGAGGAACTGTCGCACGTGTTCTTCCGGATCATCGGCTTCATCATCAAGCTCGCGCCGCTCGGCGTGCTCGGCGCGATCGCGTTCACGACCGGCAAGTACGGCGTCTCGTCGCTCAAGCAGCTAGGCTACCTCGTCGCCGTGTTCTACCTGAGCTGCTTCGTGTTCGTCGCGGTCGTGCTCGGCGCGGTGATGCGGCTCGCGGGCTTCTCGGTGTTCAAGCTGATCCGCTACCTGCGCGAGGAACTGTCGATCGTGCTCGGCACGGCGTCGTCGGATGCGGTGCTGCCGCAGGTGATGCGCAAGCTCGAATACATGGGCATCAAGGATTCGACGGTCGGCCTCGTGATTCCGACCGGCTATTCGTTCAACCTCGACGGCTTCTCGATCTACCTGACGCTTGCCGTGCTGTTCATCGCGCAGGCCACCAACACGCCGCTGTCGACGCATGACCTGATCGTCGTGCTGCTCGTGTCGCTCGTCACGTCGAAGGGCGCGCACGGCATCCCGGGTTCGGCGATCGTGATCCTCGCGGCGACGCTGTCGGCGATCCCGGCGATTCCGGTGCTCGGCCTCGTGCTGATCCTGCCGGTCGACTGGTTCGTCGGCATCGCCCGCGCGGTGACCAACCTGATCGGCAACTGCGTTGCAACGGTGGTCGTGGCGGTGTGGGAGAACGACATCGACCGCGCCCGCGCGAAGCGCGTGCTGAACCGCGAGCTGCGCTACGTGCCGGCCGAAGAGGAAGGCAACGCGGCGCCGATCGCCGGCGACCAGGCCCACGCGCTCTGA
- a CDS encoding MotA/TolQ/ExbB proton channel family protein yields the protein MAIPTGVVHYLESGDAITHAVAYVLLAMSVASWCFLFMKAWLLVRAKRQGPRALAAFWRAPSLDAGIAALAGADRERVFVPLAEAARDAADDHDPAALAARVERNERVLRALRHAMLRSQRRLEFGQVLLASIGSTAPFVGLLGTVWGIYHALGSIAASGQAQIENVAGPVGEALIMTAFGLVVAIPAVLAYNILGRLVRQLAEELDGFARDLHVFVCAQGA from the coding sequence ATGGCGATTCCCACCGGCGTTGTCCACTACCTCGAAAGCGGCGATGCGATCACGCATGCCGTCGCCTATGTGCTGCTGGCGATGTCCGTCGCCAGCTGGTGCTTCCTCTTCATGAAAGCCTGGCTGCTGGTCCGTGCGAAGCGGCAGGGGCCGCGCGCGCTCGCCGCGTTCTGGCGCGCGCCGTCGCTCGACGCGGGCATCGCCGCGCTCGCCGGCGCCGATCGCGAGCGCGTATTCGTGCCGCTCGCCGAAGCCGCGCGCGACGCGGCCGACGACCACGACCCGGCTGCGCTGGCCGCGCGCGTCGAGCGCAACGAACGCGTGCTGCGCGCGTTGCGTCACGCGATGCTGCGCTCGCAGCGGCGTCTCGAATTCGGCCAGGTGCTGCTCGCGTCGATCGGCAGCACCGCGCCGTTCGTCGGGCTGCTCGGCACCGTGTGGGGCATCTACCACGCGCTCGGCAGCATCGCCGCGAGCGGGCAGGCGCAGATCGAGAACGTCGCGGGGCCGGTCGGCGAGGCGTTGATCATGACCGCGTTCGGGCTCGTCGTCGCGATTCCCGCGGTGCTGGCCTACAACATCCTCGGGCGGCTCGTGCGACAGCTCGCCGAGGAACTCGACGGCTTCGCGCGCGACCTGCACGTGTTCGTGTGCGCGCAGGGCGCCTGA
- the dapB gene encoding 4-hydroxy-tetrahydrodipicolinate reductase codes for MKIAIAGASGRMGRMLIEAVLNDSDAQLVGALDRADSPFLGQDAGAFLGKETGVKLTDDLDAVFAQADYLIDFTRPEGTIAHIEAALRHDVKLVIGTTGFTAEQKAELQAAAARIGIVFAANMSVGVNVTLKLLEFAAKHFSHGYDIEIIEAHHRHKVDAPSGTALMMGEAVAGALGRSLDDCAVYGRHGVTGERDPSTIGFAAVRGGDIVGDHTVLFAGIGERIEITHKSSSRVSYAQGALRAVRFLSARGAGLFDMQDVLGLR; via the coding sequence ATGAAGATTGCGATTGCCGGCGCATCGGGCCGAATGGGCCGGATGCTGATCGAAGCCGTTCTCAACGATTCCGACGCGCAGCTCGTCGGCGCGCTCGACCGCGCCGATTCGCCGTTCCTCGGCCAGGACGCCGGTGCGTTCCTCGGCAAGGAAACCGGGGTCAAGCTGACCGACGACCTCGATGCCGTGTTCGCGCAGGCCGACTACCTGATCGATTTCACGCGCCCGGAAGGCACGATCGCGCACATCGAGGCCGCGCTGCGCCACGACGTGAAGCTCGTGATCGGCACGACCGGCTTCACCGCCGAGCAGAAGGCCGAATTGCAGGCCGCTGCGGCCAGGATCGGCATCGTGTTCGCGGCCAACATGAGCGTCGGCGTGAACGTCACGCTGAAGCTGCTCGAATTCGCGGCGAAGCATTTCTCGCACGGCTACGACATCGAGATCATCGAGGCGCATCACCGCCACAAGGTCGACGCGCCGTCGGGCACCGCGCTGATGATGGGCGAAGCCGTCGCCGGCGCGCTCGGCCGCTCGCTCGACGATTGCGCGGTGTACGGCCGCCACGGCGTGACGGGCGAGCGCGATCCGTCCACGATCGGCTTTGCCGCGGTGCGCGGCGGCGACATCGTCGGCGACCACACCGTGCTGTTCGCCGGGATCGGCGAGCGCATCGAGATCACGCACAAGTCGTCGAGCCGCGTGTCGTACGCGCAGGGCGCGTTGCGCGCGGTCCGCTTCCTGTCGGCGCGCGGCGCCGGCCTGTTCGACATGCAGGACGTGCTCGGCCTGCGCTGA
- a CDS encoding FadR/GntR family transcriptional regulator, whose product MLVRPAIVHIMKNVPHTVTDAAIATIRDRIEAGVYPVGSLLPAQRQLSEELEISRASLREALSTLEALGMLRIRAGKGVYVESAQATAAHAWRFAEQSSPPDTYQMRYALEGFAARMAARVVSDTDIAWFEDNLAELHVALTESALDEASQLDFDFHMRIIHLAGNAAIESVLRSSADIMKESQRMPFYRRELLLSTWHEHRAIVDALIARDAAAAGTAIETHIANAAQRAGIFFPTPGA is encoded by the coding sequence ATGCTGGTCAGACCGGCCATCGTTCACATCATGAAAAATGTTCCGCATACCGTGACCGACGCCGCCATCGCGACGATCCGCGACCGGATCGAGGCAGGCGTGTATCCGGTCGGCAGCCTGCTGCCGGCCCAGCGCCAGCTCTCCGAGGAGCTGGAGATCAGCCGCGCGTCGCTGCGCGAGGCGCTGTCGACGCTCGAGGCGCTCGGGATGCTGCGCATCCGCGCGGGCAAGGGCGTGTACGTCGAAAGCGCGCAGGCAACGGCCGCGCACGCATGGCGGTTCGCCGAGCAGTCGTCGCCGCCCGACACGTACCAGATGCGCTACGCGCTGGAAGGGTTCGCCGCGCGGATGGCCGCGCGCGTCGTCAGCGACACCGACATCGCATGGTTCGAGGATAACCTCGCCGAGCTGCACGTCGCGCTGACCGAGAGCGCGCTCGACGAGGCATCGCAGCTCGACTTCGACTTCCACATGCGGATCATCCATCTCGCCGGCAACGCGGCGATCGAATCGGTCCTGCGCAGCAGCGCGGACATCATGAAGGAAAGCCAGCGCATGCCGTTCTACCGGCGCGAGCTGCTGCTGTCCACATGGCATGAGCACCGCGCGATCGTCGACGCGCTGATCGCGCGCGATGCGGCCGCCGCGGGCACGGCGATCGAAACGCACATCGCAAACGCCGCGCAGCGCGCGGGCATCTTCTTCCCGACACCGGGCGCGTAG
- a CDS encoding MFS transporter: MKPHHDTHPPLTRGMTLLFACACGIVIGNIYYAQPLLAAIARSFGRSPTELGYLVTLTQLGYAASLLLIVPLGDAVNRHTLIVRLLMLNVVALVAVTFSTNFTMFVVANVAVGFVTCSTQLLVPFAASLADARSRGRAVGTVMSGLLLGILLARVAAGAIADGFGWRAVYGIAAVMVLGLTGVLAVKLPKDRRDTRVDYAVLMKSLVALVRSQPLIALRSTYGALVFACFSLLWTGLTFLLSQPPYSYSEGQIGLFGIVGAVGALAATSAGRLVDRGHGNAATGLFAAAVLASFALIATGAHSLAALIAGILLLDVGVQGMHISNQSVIYALAGNARSRVTTIYLTSYFIGGAFGSFAASVAYGVDGWRGVCVAGAALAGVLIALWLASQRVGVRQVTQ; this comes from the coding sequence ATGAAGCCGCATCACGACACCCATCCTCCCCTGACCCGCGGCATGACGCTGCTGTTCGCCTGCGCTTGCGGCATCGTCATCGGCAACATCTATTACGCGCAGCCGCTGCTCGCCGCGATCGCGCGCAGCTTCGGACGCTCGCCGACCGAGCTCGGCTATCTCGTCACGCTGACGCAGCTCGGCTATGCGGCGAGCCTGCTGCTGATCGTCCCGCTCGGCGACGCGGTCAACCGCCATACGCTGATCGTGCGACTGCTGATGCTCAACGTCGTCGCGCTGGTCGCGGTCACATTCAGCACGAACTTCACGATGTTCGTCGTCGCGAACGTCGCGGTCGGCTTCGTCACGTGTTCGACGCAGCTGCTCGTGCCGTTCGCGGCGTCGCTCGCCGACGCGCGCTCGCGCGGCCGCGCGGTCGGCACCGTGATGAGCGGATTGCTGCTCGGCATCCTGCTCGCACGCGTCGCGGCCGGCGCGATCGCCGACGGGTTCGGCTGGCGTGCGGTGTATGGCATCGCCGCGGTGATGGTGCTCGGGCTGACCGGCGTGCTCGCCGTGAAGCTGCCGAAGGATCGCCGCGACACGCGCGTCGACTATGCGGTGCTGATGAAGTCGCTCGTCGCGCTGGTGCGCTCGCAACCGCTGATCGCGCTGCGCTCCACGTACGGCGCACTCGTGTTCGCCTGCTTCAGCCTGCTGTGGACAGGCCTCACGTTCCTGCTGAGCCAGCCGCCGTACAGCTATTCCGAAGGGCAGATCGGCCTGTTCGGCATCGTCGGCGCGGTGGGCGCACTCGCGGCGACATCGGCCGGCCGGCTGGTCGATCGCGGGCACGGCAATGCCGCGACGGGGCTGTTCGCAGCGGCCGTGCTCGCGTCGTTCGCGCTGATCGCGACCGGCGCGCACTCGCTCGCGGCGCTGATCGCGGGCATCCTGCTGCTCGACGTCGGCGTGCAGGGCATGCACATCTCGAACCAGAGCGTGATCTATGCGCTGGCCGGCAACGCGCGCAGCCGCGTGACGACGATCTACCTGACGAGCTACTTCATCGGCGGTGCGTTCGGGTCGTTCGCGGCGAGCGTCGCCTACGGCGTCGACGGCTGGCGCGGCGTATGCGTCGCAGGCGCGGCGCTCGCGGGCGTGCTGATCGCGCTGTGGCTCGCATCGCAGCGCGTCGGCGTGCGGCAGGTCACGCAGTAA